One genomic region from Chthoniobacterales bacterium encodes:
- a CDS encoding HAMP domain-containing sensor histidine kinase → MIESSEKKTSLLPGFRTQLFAGMMLVVFGLTATGLYLAERNAAVDAQRDLDRDFQAELARLHAMEELRYAALAERSRNLIDKPRIHAALEDNALDLLYPSAKDELRDIMENQRSSDQNPPSRAPQARFYRFLNGAGEVLPPPNQNDVGVLRPEEEAHLSVKPLPQTAQIGYLLRQSGTGEEIIDEIIALPINSTETNEVISALVVGFKPIEVAEKRSGEGMKSGIWMDGALHLPALPERARAAIDQVMTRLVAAPNSAERSSRVQIEGEPHFLFFKRLNPESVFPAVYEVCVYPLKQALARQRRLRWQILSAGAALLLAGFAATHLLARRLWVPVAKLAVDSEEHRTHRQQAEAKLASTSEELQRSARFSADASHQLKTPVTVLRAGLEGLLRREDFSGEVYDELSDLHHQTYRLTGVIDDLLLLSRMDAGRLQIEFNPVNLTQLVDEWLDDLNALPDPLGLEIKATVPPALYIAGEKRYASLILQNLLENARKYNRPGGRIQVNATADDSSVYLRVGNTGPAIPIEMQPLIFERFSRGTNGEKIAGHGLGLNLARELVRLHGGMMRLVSSDENWTEFEVRFRAADKVPSESSLPA, encoded by the coding sequence GTGATCGAGTCGAGCGAGAAAAAGACTTCTCTCCTCCCGGGTTTCCGGACACAGCTCTTTGCCGGGATGATGCTGGTGGTCTTCGGGTTGACCGCCACGGGATTATACCTGGCGGAACGCAACGCAGCCGTGGACGCCCAGCGCGATCTCGACCGCGATTTTCAGGCGGAGCTGGCGAGGTTGCACGCCATGGAAGAACTGCGGTATGCCGCGCTGGCCGAACGCTCTCGCAATCTGATCGACAAACCGCGTATCCACGCCGCCCTGGAAGACAACGCTCTCGATCTTCTTTATCCCAGCGCGAAGGACGAGCTGCGTGACATCATGGAAAACCAGAGATCTTCCGACCAAAACCCTCCCTCGCGAGCGCCTCAGGCCAGGTTTTACCGTTTTCTCAATGGCGCCGGGGAGGTGCTCCCGCCGCCGAACCAAAATGACGTCGGCGTGCTCCGGCCGGAAGAAGAAGCCCATCTTTCCGTGAAGCCGTTGCCTCAAACTGCCCAAATCGGCTATTTGTTGCGACAGAGTGGGACTGGGGAGGAAATCATTGACGAGATCATTGCCCTACCGATTAACTCGACGGAAACAAACGAGGTGATCTCGGCGCTGGTGGTCGGGTTCAAACCGATTGAAGTCGCGGAGAAACGCTCGGGGGAAGGAATGAAAAGCGGCATTTGGATGGATGGCGCTCTTCATTTACCTGCGCTCCCAGAAAGAGCCCGGGCCGCCATCGATCAAGTGATGACGCGGCTGGTGGCTGCACCGAATAGCGCGGAGCGAAGTTCGCGCGTGCAGATTGAAGGCGAACCGCATTTTCTCTTTTTCAAGCGGCTCAATCCCGAGTCGGTCTTTCCAGCCGTCTACGAGGTTTGCGTTTATCCGCTCAAACAGGCGCTCGCCCGGCAGCGCCGCTTGCGCTGGCAGATTCTCAGCGCCGGCGCGGCCCTGCTCCTGGCTGGATTCGCCGCGACTCATCTGCTCGCCAGGCGGCTTTGGGTTCCGGTGGCAAAACTCGCAGTCGATTCGGAGGAACATCGCACGCACCGTCAGCAAGCGGAAGCGAAGCTCGCCTCCACCAGCGAGGAACTGCAAAGGTCGGCCCGTTTTTCCGCGGACGCTTCTCATCAGCTGAAAACACCGGTGACGGTTTTGCGCGCCGGCCTGGAAGGACTCCTTCGCCGGGAAGATTTTTCAGGCGAAGTTTATGACGAACTTTCCGATCTGCATCATCAGACCTATCGCCTCACGGGCGTAATCGACGATCTTCTCCTTCTTTCCCGAATGGACGCCGGCCGCCTCCAGATCGAATTCAACCCGGTCAACCTCACCCAGCTGGTCGATGAATGGCTGGACGACCTGAATGCGCTCCCCGACCCGCTGGGCCTCGAGATAAAGGCCACCGTTCCACCCGCGCTCTACATTGCCGGCGAAAAGCGTTACGCTTCGCTCATTCTGCAAAACCTCCTCGAAAATGCGCGCAAGTACAATCGCCCGGGCGGACGCATCCAGGTTAACGCCACGGCGGATGATTCCTCGGTCTATTTGAGAGTGGGAAACACCGGACCGGCAATTCCAATCGAGATGCAGCCTCTCATTTTCGAACGTTTTTCTCGCGGGACCAATGGTGAGAAAATCGCCGGCCACGGCCTTGGTTTGAACCTCGCGCGCGAGTTGGTGCGGCTGCACGGCGGCATGATGCGCCTGGTTTCCTCGGACGAAAATTGGACGGAATTCGAGGTCCGTTTCCGCGCGGCCGACAAAGTTCCTTCCGAGTCCTCCCTCCCCGCATGA
- a CDS encoding AAA family ATPase, with protein sequence MHVKSLSLENVKAFGTLELDFERPDGQLKGWTVIVGGNSSGKTTILKAIALALCGPDAGRQLIKNTAGWIEKGAKGAKSVVEIRWDPEFDHFKVRGKLPGSTFPCGVRWTLEGENSVPDIKSAEFRSSWGTRLLTAPRGPWDPNAEGWFCSGYGPMRRLTGSSPDAMRDAVGGGKVASHVTLFREDAALSESEEWLKLLQFKQLEGDEEASHLVPQIIAFLNDDLLPRGFAIERITSEHVFVRSGKTLELPMRDLSDGCRSVYALLLDIIHNMALVFGTRGLFSRDERGRWVLKQPGVILIDEVEAHLHPAWQRTICDWLKTRFPETQFFVTTHSPLIVQAADPGGIIVLPLATEEGRQPRKLTDEEYNRVVLGKAEKGLLGESFGLDQTRGKWAVGQIAKYRLLDAKKRAGALNPVETDQYRELEHQMSIAFEDKPSLEIAGAGA encoded by the coding sequence ATGCACGTTAAGTCTCTTAGCTTAGAGAACGTTAAGGCTTTTGGGACACTAGAACTGGATTTCGAAAGGCCTGACGGTCAACTAAAGGGGTGGACCGTCATTGTCGGAGGAAATTCCTCGGGCAAGACGACGATCTTGAAAGCGATCGCGCTCGCTTTGTGTGGACCGGACGCAGGCAGGCAATTGATTAAGAACACGGCCGGCTGGATCGAAAAGGGAGCGAAGGGTGCGAAATCCGTTGTGGAAATCCGGTGGGATCCGGAGTTCGACCATTTTAAGGTTAGAGGCAAACTGCCGGGATCCACCTTCCCCTGCGGCGTGCGTTGGACGCTTGAAGGAGAGAACTCGGTTCCGGACATCAAAAGCGCTGAATTTCGCAGCTCGTGGGGAACCCGCCTCTTAACCGCGCCTCGAGGCCCTTGGGATCCAAACGCTGAAGGGTGGTTTTGTTCGGGCTACGGTCCAATGCGACGACTGACTGGAAGCTCACCCGATGCAATGCGAGACGCAGTGGGTGGGGGAAAAGTGGCTAGCCACGTGACGCTCTTTCGGGAAGATGCCGCACTCAGTGAAAGTGAGGAGTGGTTAAAGTTGCTTCAGTTCAAGCAACTCGAAGGGGATGAAGAAGCCAGCCACCTGGTGCCGCAAATTATCGCATTCTTGAACGATGACCTATTGCCTAGAGGCTTTGCGATTGAGCGTATAACTTCCGAACACGTGTTTGTACGCAGCGGCAAGACCCTCGAATTGCCAATGCGGGATTTAAGCGACGGCTGTCGCAGCGTTTATGCCCTGCTGCTTGATATTATTCATAATATGGCGCTCGTATTTGGTACACGCGGGTTGTTTAGTCGCGACGAGAGAGGCCGATGGGTGCTAAAGCAGCCTGGTGTTATTTTAATCGATGAAGTCGAAGCACACCTGCACCCGGCGTGGCAGCGAACAATCTGTGACTGGCTAAAAACGCGTTTCCCAGAGACGCAGTTTTTCGTGACGACTCATAGCCCACTAATCGTGCAAGCGGCTGATCCCGGAGGTATCATTGTCCTTCCTCTCGCGACTGAGGAGGGGAGGCAACCGAGAAAACTGACGGACGAAGAGTACAATCGCGTGGTCCTCGGCAAGGCGGAAAAGGGTCTCCTTGGAGAATCCTTTGGACTAGACCAGACCCGAGGAAAATGGGCGGTAGGGCAAATAGCGAAATATCGATTACTAGATGCTAAGAAACGGGCGGGTGCCCTGAATCCTGTCGAGACTGATCAATACCGGGAGCTTGAACATCAAATGTCGATCGCGTTTGAAGATAAACCTTCACTGGAAATAGCTGGTGCGGGAGCATAA
- a CDS encoding carboxypeptidase regulatory-like domain-containing protein, producing the protein MRPLLPCCFLLAAGVRFLAAQASVEGRVELPKSHSAPVMTKRYEIVSTGGVLATNPPIGVVYLEGSFSKPAALPTKQITQKDLTFTPALLAVQVGTKVEFPNLEKDTYHNIFSYSPAKRFDLGRYRPDERPIPFQIFDVPGLVTLRCDIHEHMRALLLVLATPHFTVTDNNGHYRLDGLPAGHYTLKAWVDSRTTRQHPVDLQSGSTLRVDFP; encoded by the coding sequence ATGCGCCCTCTCTTGCCTTGCTGTTTTCTCCTGGCCGCTGGCGTGCGATTCCTCGCTGCCCAAGCCTCAGTGGAAGGGCGCGTCGAATTGCCCAAGTCGCATTCCGCTCCGGTGATGACCAAGCGTTATGAAATCGTTTCCACCGGGGGCGTGCTCGCAACCAATCCTCCGATCGGCGTGGTCTATCTCGAAGGATCGTTCTCAAAGCCCGCGGCCTTGCCCACAAAACAAATCACCCAGAAAGACTTAACGTTTACTCCCGCCCTGCTCGCCGTGCAGGTTGGCACGAAGGTCGAATTCCCGAATCTCGAAAAAGACACGTATCACAACATTTTTTCCTACTCGCCCGCCAAACGTTTCGACCTGGGACGATATCGGCCTGACGAAAGACCTATTCCGTTCCAAATCTTCGATGTGCCCGGGCTCGTAACTTTGCGTTGCGATATCCACGAACACATGCGGGCCCTCCTTTTGGTCCTGGCCACGCCGCATTTTACGGTCACCGATAACAATGGGCATTATCGCCTCGACGGGCTCCCTGCCGGCCACTATACGCTCAAGGCCTGGGTAGACAGCCGGACCACCCGCCAGCATCCCGTCGACCTCCAGAGCGGCTCGACGCTGCGGGTCGATTTCCCGTGA
- a CDS encoding glycosyltransferase: MAGPEGAEMAAGRARPVVACYCATFLKPEMLHIYRQITSLKRVEPFVIARKREEAARYPFDRLAVVGKPALHFVRRFWFRQMRDAPWEMSPGEVRRVVGVLDRENAQLLHIYFGHIAVHLLPLIHAWPKPVVVSFHGADVMVDLDKPAYRAATQKMLQAVRMVLVRSESLGRALINLGCPAGKIRLQHTGIPVDEIPFQPRVWPLDGAWKFVQACRLIEKKGLRVSLRTFAKFAGRYPRSTFTIAGEGPLRTELGQVAADLGVADRVFFPGFISQTQLRELFYQSHIFLHPSEVSGDGNQEGVPNSMLEAMASGLPVFATKHGGIPEAIEDGRSGILVEERDDEALAGALLKWTGSPDELSAIAQAGAEVVRKRFERSGQTQQLEDYYFEAMS; the protein is encoded by the coding sequence ATGGCGGGGCCGGAAGGAGCAGAAATGGCCGCGGGGAGAGCGCGGCCGGTGGTCGCCTGTTATTGCGCGACCTTCCTGAAGCCGGAGATGCTGCACATCTATCGGCAGATCACGTCGTTGAAACGGGTGGAACCGTTTGTGATCGCCCGGAAACGGGAGGAAGCGGCGCGTTATCCGTTCGACCGACTGGCTGTCGTAGGAAAGCCGGCCCTGCATTTCGTGCGGCGTTTCTGGTTCAGGCAGATGCGGGACGCGCCCTGGGAAATGTCACCCGGCGAAGTGCGGAGAGTGGTCGGTGTGCTCGATCGAGAAAACGCACAACTGCTCCACATTTATTTCGGCCATATTGCGGTCCACCTGCTGCCGCTCATTCACGCCTGGCCGAAGCCGGTGGTGGTTTCGTTTCACGGCGCCGACGTCATGGTCGATCTCGACAAGCCGGCTTACCGCGCGGCCACCCAGAAAATGCTCCAGGCCGTCCGAATGGTCCTGGTCCGTTCCGAGTCGTTAGGCCGGGCCCTGATCAATCTCGGGTGTCCCGCGGGTAAAATCCGGCTTCAACATACCGGCATTCCGGTCGATGAGATTCCATTCCAGCCGCGCGTCTGGCCACTCGATGGCGCCTGGAAATTCGTCCAGGCCTGCCGGCTAATCGAAAAGAAGGGCCTGCGGGTGAGCCTGCGGACGTTTGCGAAATTCGCCGGGCGCTATCCCCGGTCGACGTTCACGATCGCGGGGGAAGGTCCGCTGCGCACCGAGCTGGGACAAGTCGCGGCGGATCTGGGCGTGGCCGACAGAGTCTTTTTCCCCGGCTTTATTTCGCAGACGCAACTGCGTGAGCTTTTCTATCAATCCCACATTTTTCTTCATCCAAGTGAAGTGAGCGGCGATGGCAACCAGGAGGGCGTCCCCAATTCGATGCTGGAGGCGATGGCGAGCGGGCTGCCGGTTTTCGCCACCAAGCACGGCGGAATTCCGGAAGCGATCGAGGATGGGCGGAGCGGTATTCTCGTAGAGGAACGCGATGACGAAGCGCTCGCCGGTGCGCTCCTGAAATGGACTGGGAGTCCGGACGAACTTTCCGCGATCGCCCAGGCTGGCGCCGAGGTGGTGCGGAAACGTTTTGAGCGGAGCGGACAAACCCAACAGCTCGAGGATTATTATTTCGAAGCGATGAGCTAG
- a CDS encoding SAM-dependent methyltransferase codes for MNAGNPALIEFVRNEIRGGGPVSFAWFMEQALYHPEFGYYSSGRCQIGRHGDYFTNASVGPLFGRLLAAQFAEMWELLGRPGDFVIVEQGAHHGDFARDALSTARERSPDFFAALQYRIVEPFSVLQDRQRGRLEEFRRKMAWEKSLDEMAPFHGVHFSNELLDAMPVHLIARKKDNSGWQERLVGLAGDEFVFVERPIDDQRLRLQIEKLPPIPTSPYETEVNVAALNWVASVSRKLTRGFVLAVDYGYARGQFYAAERSSGTLQSYAGHRTLPSPLRGIGEADITAHVDWTSIAERAEECGFTLNGFTDQYHFVTGLVSRLAGDQAAGEAAPSTRRALQTLLHPELLGTRFQYLALGKDAPADRLSGFCLARDARCSVELSD; via the coding sequence ATGAACGCCGGCAACCCCGCTCTGATCGAGTTCGTCCGCAACGAGATCCGGGGTGGTGGGCCGGTCAGTTTCGCCTGGTTTATGGAACAGGCGCTCTACCATCCGGAATTCGGCTACTATAGCTCGGGCCGGTGCCAGATCGGCCGGCACGGCGATTACTTCACCAATGCGAGCGTCGGTCCGCTCTTCGGGCGACTGCTCGCGGCCCAATTTGCCGAGATGTGGGAACTGCTCGGCCGGCCCGGCGATTTCGTGATTGTCGAACAAGGCGCGCACCATGGAGACTTCGCCCGGGATGCGTTGAGTACAGCGCGGGAACGGTCGCCGGATTTTTTCGCGGCGTTGCAATACCGCATCGTCGAGCCGTTTTCGGTTTTGCAGGACCGGCAACGGGGCAGGCTGGAGGAGTTCAGGAGAAAGATGGCCTGGGAAAAGTCTCTCGACGAAATGGCCCCCTTTCACGGTGTGCATTTTTCAAACGAGTTGCTGGATGCGATGCCCGTTCATTTGATCGCTCGGAAAAAAGACAATTCCGGATGGCAGGAGCGTTTGGTGGGATTAGCGGGCGACGAGTTTGTTTTTGTCGAGAGGCCAATTGACGATCAGCGCCTGCGTTTGCAGATCGAGAAACTTCCGCCCATCCCGACCTCACCTTACGAGACGGAGGTGAACGTTGCCGCGTTGAACTGGGTCGCAAGCGTCTCGCGAAAACTAACTCGCGGATTCGTCCTCGCAGTCGATTACGGTTACGCGCGTGGGCAATTTTATGCCGCCGAGCGTTCGAGCGGCACGCTGCAATCTTATGCGGGGCATCGCACGTTGCCGTCGCCGCTACGCGGAATCGGCGAGGCCGATATCACGGCGCACGTGGATTGGACGAGCATCGCCGAGCGCGCGGAAGAATGCGGGTTCACCCTGAACGGCTTTACCGATCAATATCATTTCGTTACCGGACTCGTTTCTCGCCTGGCAGGAGACCAAGCCGCCGGCGAGGCCGCGCCATCCACGCGCCGCGCCCTGCAAACGCTGCTCCATCCCGAATTGCTCGGAACGAGATTTCAGTATCTGGCCCTCGGAAAAGACGCGCCGGCCGATCGACTGAGCGGGTTTTGCCTCGCGCGCGATGCGCGGTGTTCGGTGGAGTTATCCGATTAA
- a CDS encoding PBP1A family penicillin-binding protein yields MPVSYLPQTPVDFFERPPWFKRRKYYIPIAIVLAGLLGFGIYSWYLINVLSVQAGAFDLSQLEQMESASVILDRNDKIFGQIYVENRETIPYEQLPRDLINAVVSVEDSKFYQHGGYDFSGIVRAALKNFTAGHVRQGASTITQQLARNSFSLKERTFRRKLLEILLSKRIEERFGKQKIMELYLNRIYFGGGLYGAEAASRGYFGKSAKDMTLPECATLAGLIKSPNRLSPWTDKNASRDARNIALARMRDLGFISRERCETAQAEEIVIGSRQSAQGQTYAVDYIRQQVIAAVGWDRAMNEGYRIHTTIDAELQKVGEDSLREHLAAVEQHPGYNHPTYEVYANRYKSAKQLAVPNAAAAPDYLQGALIALDNQTAGILVLVGGRDFEHNQYDRALQARRPAGTAIKPFVYAAAFENGLFPGSLVEDSALDNRVVMIGGTTGILGEWGPESEENRYEGPMTARRALVKSKNGATVRIGLSVGVDPVIQLCRAAGIRSALRPFPATFLGSSEITLAELALAYTIFPNGGWRAKSPRILDRIEEKDGTIVWQSPQDRSRQSVVKPETAYEVHSCLVDALDSGTGRAAREKFGLKKFPAAGKTGTAYDFTDALFAGYDSSVTCAVWAGFDKPQKIYRGAFGGEIALPIWVDVMNAANERYPGQQIPEPKGMQKAEICTRSGLLATDKCYDTVKSADGESVHKRTTYVEIATSAQMPTEPCNVHGEARTRLVRDLPASGFPRASLAVDPKRVPPVIAQGPVLLAENDPYGAIHSTLKPKVVERPEDSSPPGSSPEASLPDPTKPVLKAEAVEPDSTKPSPRAEAVQPPADKPVLKAEPVTPDSTRPVLKAVPVQPTPATSPKEIRRAEPVHPRDEIPADSILRPTPPPPSNPDE; encoded by the coding sequence ATGCCCGTTTCCTATCTTCCGCAAACGCCGGTCGACTTTTTCGAGCGCCCGCCCTGGTTCAAACGCCGAAAATACTACATCCCCATCGCCATCGTTCTGGCCGGCCTGCTCGGGTTCGGAATTTACTCCTGGTACCTGATCAACGTTCTCTCCGTCCAGGCCGGCGCGTTTGACCTTTCGCAGTTGGAACAGATGGAGTCCGCGAGCGTGATTCTCGACCGGAACGACAAGATCTTTGGGCAAATCTATGTCGAAAACAGGGAGACGATTCCCTACGAGCAATTGCCGCGCGATCTCATCAACGCCGTCGTCTCGGTCGAGGACAGCAAGTTCTACCAGCATGGCGGCTACGATTTCTCGGGGATCGTTCGGGCCGCACTGAAGAATTTCACGGCCGGCCATGTCCGGCAGGGCGCGAGCACGATCACCCAGCAGCTCGCCCGCAATAGTTTTTCGCTCAAGGAACGCACCTTCCGCCGCAAGCTTCTCGAGATTCTTCTCTCCAAGCGGATCGAGGAGCGTTTCGGGAAACAAAAGATCATGGAGCTGTACCTGAACCGGATTTATTTCGGCGGCGGGCTTTACGGAGCGGAGGCAGCCTCCCGTGGTTATTTCGGAAAATCGGCCAAGGACATGACGCTCCCGGAGTGCGCCACGCTCGCCGGGTTAATCAAGAGCCCGAACCGGCTTTCACCCTGGACGGACAAGAACGCCTCCCGCGACGCGCGGAACATCGCTCTCGCCCGGATGCGCGACCTCGGATTCATCTCGCGCGAACGTTGTGAGACCGCGCAGGCGGAAGAAATCGTGATCGGCAGCCGGCAGAGCGCGCAGGGTCAAACCTACGCGGTCGACTACATCCGGCAGCAGGTCATCGCCGCGGTGGGCTGGGACCGGGCCATGAACGAAGGCTACCGGATTCACACGACGATCGACGCGGAACTGCAAAAGGTGGGCGAAGATTCTCTCCGGGAACACCTCGCCGCGGTCGAGCAGCATCCCGGTTACAACCACCCGACCTACGAGGTTTACGCGAACCGTTATAAGAGCGCCAAGCAGCTGGCCGTCCCGAATGCCGCCGCCGCGCCCGATTATTTGCAGGGCGCGCTGATCGCGCTCGACAACCAAACCGCGGGGATTCTCGTCTTGGTCGGCGGCCGCGATTTCGAGCACAACCAATATGACCGGGCTCTCCAGGCCCGGCGACCCGCGGGCACCGCGATCAAACCATTCGTTTATGCGGCCGCCTTCGAGAACGGGCTTTTCCCGGGCTCCCTCGTCGAAGACTCCGCGCTCGATAATCGAGTCGTCATGATCGGCGGGACCACGGGGATTCTCGGGGAATGGGGACCCGAGTCCGAAGAAAACCGTTACGAAGGGCCAATGACCGCGCGCCGGGCGCTGGTGAAATCGAAGAATGGCGCCACCGTTCGCATCGGGCTGAGCGTCGGCGTCGACCCCGTCATTCAACTCTGTCGTGCCGCGGGCATTCGCTCTGCCCTGCGTCCATTCCCAGCCACCTTCCTGGGCAGCAGCGAAATCACGCTTGCGGAACTCGCCCTCGCCTACACGATTTTCCCCAATGGCGGATGGCGCGCGAAGTCTCCGCGGATTCTCGATCGCATTGAAGAAAAGGACGGGACGATCGTCTGGCAATCGCCGCAGGACCGTTCGCGGCAATCGGTCGTGAAACCGGAAACCGCTTACGAAGTTCACTCCTGCCTGGTCGACGCGCTCGACTCCGGCACCGGCCGCGCGGCTCGCGAAAAATTCGGGCTGAAGAAGTTTCCCGCAGCCGGAAAAACGGGTACCGCCTACGACTTCACCGACGCGCTTTTTGCCGGCTATGACAGCTCGGTAACCTGCGCGGTCTGGGCCGGTTTCGACAAGCCGCAGAAGATTTATCGCGGCGCGTTCGGGGGCGAGATCGCACTGCCGATCTGGGTGGATGTGATGAACGCCGCCAACGAGCGCTATCCCGGCCAGCAGATTCCCGAGCCGAAAGGGATGCAGAAGGCGGAGATTTGCACGCGGTCGGGATTGCTCGCTACGGACAAGTGTTACGACACCGTGAAATCGGCTGATGGCGAAAGCGTGCACAAACGGACGACCTACGTGGAGATCGCAACTTCCGCGCAGATGCCCACCGAACCGTGTAATGTCCACGGCGAAGCCCGCACGCGGCTGGTCCGCGATTTGCCGGCCTCGGGTTTCCCCCGCGCTTCGCTGGCCGTCGACCCGAAGCGAGTTCCACCTGTCATCGCCCAGGGACCGGTTCTCCTGGCGGAAAACGATCCGTATGGCGCGATTCATTCGACCCTGAAGCCGAAGGTCGTGGAAAGACCAGAGGACAGCTCCCCGCCGGGTTCGAGTCCGGAAGCCAGTCTGCCTGATCCGACTAAACCGGTCCTGAAAGCCGAAGCGGTCGAGCCGGATTCCACGAAGCCTTCGCCCCGGGCCGAAGCGGTCCAGCCCCCGGCCGATAAGCCAGTCCTCAAAGCCGAGCCGGTGACGCCGGACTCAACCAGACCGGTTCTGAAAGCTGTGCCGGTTCAGCCGACGCCGGCTACTTCGCCGAAGGAAATTCGCCGGGCGGAGCCGGTTCATCCAAGAGACGAAATTCCGGCGGACTCAATTCTTAGACCAACGCCTCCACCGCCGTCGAATCCCGACGAATAG